The Candidatus Manganitrophaceae bacterium genome contains the following window.
CTTAGGCCTCTGCCTCCTGTTGTTTACGAAAGTCTTCCAATTTCTTATAGAGAGTATGCCGGTCAATCTGTAAGATCTTTGCCGCCTTCATCTTGTTCCCGCCCGTCAACTGGAGAATCCGGTAGACATACTCTCTTTCCACTTCCGCCAAGGGAGACATCCTGGCCAAGGCCTGCTCTATCAGTATTTGGTCTCCTTGCCCTCCTGTAATTACCGGGGGGAAATCTTCCGCGCTGATCTTCTCCCGCAGGGAGAGCGTGACGCCGCGCTCGATAATATTCTCGAGTTCCCGGACATTTCCTGGCCAGCCATACTTCATGAGGATCTTGATTGCGGACACTGTGAGTCCGGTGATCTCTTTGTTTTGTAATGCGGCATATTTTTTTAAAAAATGGCCGGCGAGCAAAGGAATGTCTTCCCGGCGGTTTCTCAATGGCGGAAGGTCAATGCTTAGCACATTCACCCGGTAGAAGAGGTCGTCACGAAACCGCTTCGCGCGGACCTCTTCCATCAGGTCAAGATTTGTCGCGGAAATGATTCGGATGTCAATGGGGCTTATCTTGGTCGATCCCACCCGTCGAACTGTTTTTTCCTGAATAACACGCAGGAGCTTCGGCTGCAATCCCAAAGGCATTTCTCCAATCTCATCTAAAAAGAGCGTCCCTCCATTGGCCTCTTCAAACATTCCCTTCTTGTCAAATCGTGCGTCGGTAAAGGCCCCCCTGACATGACCGAAAAGTTCACTCTCCAAGAGCATCTCCGGGATCGAAGCGCAATCGATTGGGATAAACGGCGCCTCTTTTCTGGGGCTGTTATAGTGAATCGCCTTGGCAACCATCTCCTTTCCCGTACCGCTTTCCCCCGTAATAAGAATGTTCACGGTGCTGTCGGAAACCCGCTTGATCAACTGGAATATGGCTTGTATTTCTTTGCTCTTCCCGATAATTTTTGAAAATTCGTACTCCCGGCTTACCTCTACTCTGAGGCGGTTGACCTCCTTCTGTAACCAGATCTGTTCAAAAGCCTTCTCAACAACAACAATCAATTTCCCGAGCTTAAAAGGCTTAATAATGTAATCAAGTGCACCGAACTTCATTACTTCGATGGCCGACTCAACGGTCCCGAAGGCCGTAATCATGATGATGGTCTGCTGAGGGTTAACCGCCTTGACCTTCTTGAGCAACTCCAGGCCGGAAAGGCCTTCCATTCTGAGGTCTGTAATCAAAAGATCACAGGGCCTGACCTGGAGAGAACGTATTGCTAAATCTCCGCTGGCCACAGACTCCGCATCATACCCTTCCTCCTGAAGGAATTCCTCAATCAGTTTTCGCATCTCCCGATCATCATCTACGATCAGGACAGATCCCTTCGCTTCAGACATCACTTTTCTCCAGGTTTTACAATAAGTATA
Protein-coding sequences here:
- a CDS encoding sigma-54-dependent Fis family transcriptional regulator produces the protein MSEAKGSVLIVDDDREMRKLIEEFLQEEGYDAESVASGDLAIRSLQVRPCDLLITDLRMEGLSGLELLKKVKAVNPQQTIIMITAFGTVESAIEVMKFGALDYIIKPFKLGKLIVVVEKAFEQIWLQKEVNRLRVEVSREYEFSKIIGKSKEIQAIFQLIKRVSDSTVNILITGESGTGKEMVAKAIHYNSPRKEAPFIPIDCASIPEMLLESELFGHVRGAFTDARFDKKGMFEEANGGTLFLDEIGEMPLGLQPKLLRVIQEKTVRRVGSTKISPIDIRIISATNLDLMEEVRAKRFRDDLFYRVNVLSIDLPPLRNRREDIPLLAGHFLKKYAALQNKEITGLTVSAIKILMKYGWPGNVRELENIIERGVTLSLREKISAEDFPPVITGGQGDQILIEQALARMSPLAEVEREYVYRILQLTGGNKMKAAKILQIDRHTLYKKLEDFRKQQEAEA